CTGCCACACCCGATTCGCTGTCGCTGCGTGCTCGCCTGCTGCGGCCACAACTTCCACGCGGTCGTACCGCACGGGAACGGGCGCCGAAATCGGCGTGAGGAGCCGATACCAGCTGACCGTGTCGTCCAGCCATTCCCGCCCGAGAACGTGCTGCGCGGTGACCTGGCCATGGCCGGACAGGACAGCTCCCGGCCCCTCGTAGACCGACTCCGCCGGCATGGACCCCAGGAGGCCGGTCGCGGGGTCGAGTTGGGGAGTTCCCGTTGGGCGGGTGATCCGTACTGTGTCCACCAGCAGCGTCGACTCCAGCTTCTCCCGTTCCGCCTCGGTGTCGATCGGCGTGCTCACGAGGTGCTGCCCGAAGTGCTGGACTGGGTGTTCTGATCCAGGAACGTCGTGCGGACCACGGCCAGAGTGGAGGTCTGCCCGACATCGAGGACGCGCCAAGTACGGCCGATCGCTGCCGGGTCGGCGGCGTTGACGACGCTCACCGTGTCCTCGCGCGAAGCCACCGGGGCGTCCAGAGGCGTGATCAACTTGTACTTCGAGGTGGAGTCGTCGACGTACGCCTGGCCTTCCAGGTGCAGGACGATCCCGGGATCTCCATTCGGGAAGACCCCGCCGTGCCCTTCGTAGATGATGACGGGCGGGCCGGGCTCGTACTGGCCTGTGTCCGGATTGAAGACCGGCTCGCCGTCCCTGCTGATTCGTACGGTGTCGGTAAGGATCTTGCGTTCGACCAGGGCGCTTACGGCCCCCAGCGTCAGCCCTTCAGTAGGTACGCTCATACGTTCGAGCGTAGCGCCGCTGGCGAACCGCCCGACTTCCCAACAACTGCTGCCCTGCGCCATCGATAGTTAATCTTTGCTCCCCAAGAGCATCGCAGCGAGATCGCGCTATGGGCTCATGGCGGGCTAAGGGTGCCGAGTAGCACCATGCCGAGCGTCGGCCGGCCATCGTCACCGACATCATGGACGCCCCTCAGGCTGGCTGCGATGATGACGGTCAGCCTCTGGCCCGGGCGCCTCCGTTCAGATGCTCAGACCAGCCAGACGACCGCGAACCGAGGGCTTGATGACACATCCGCCGAGTGCTGGAGGACAGCAGCTCAGGCCGAGCCAGACGGCACAAGGCGGAGCCTGGCTATCCAACTTTAGGCCCGACGACGCCCCCGCCGCGCAGCAGCTGATCGACAGCCTGCACTTCTTCTCGTCAACCACGTTCCGGCAGGGCCTGACGAAGCACCTGCACTCGGTGCTCACACACACGGTCCCAGCGGAGCGACCCGCGGCGCTGTATAGCGTCCACTCCTCCGATACGAGCGGCACCATGTTCACCGGCTGCCTGGAACCGCTGGTCCCCAGCGCGGGGGGCAGCGAACTGATCGTGCAGAACATCGTGCGCGCGACGGAGCGGGAGTTCGACAACACCGTGGTGTCAAAGCAGACGACGTCCTTGGAGCTACTGAAGGACCGTCGGGTTCGCCGTCTGGTGTTCTTGTCCGACTACGCCGGATCAGGCGACGAAGCAATCAACTACGCGCGGACCTGGCTGCGCAACCCCACAATCCGCAGCTGGCGCTCCCTCAAACTCGTCCAGCTGCACCTGGTGTTGTTCGCCGCCTCCACGACCGCCCTCAAGCGCCTCGAAGCGGGCTCCTGGT
The Streptomyces sp. NBC_01485 genome window above contains:
- a CDS encoding DUF6093 family protein, producing MSTPIDTEAEREKLESTLLVDTVRITRPTGTPQLDPATGLLGSMPAESVYEGPGAVLSGHGQVTAQHVLGREWLDDTVSWYRLLTPISAPVPVRYDRVEVVAAAGEHAATANRVWQVLDPSEASTVEIVRVTRLDEITPP
- a CDS encoding DUF6093 family protein, coding for MSVPTEGLTLGAVSALVERKILTDTVRISRDGEPVFNPDTGQYEPGPPVIIYEGHGGVFPNGDPGIVLHLEGQAYVDDSTSKYKLITPLDAPVASREDTVSVVNAADPAAIGRTWRVLDVGQTSTLAVVRTTFLDQNTQSSTSGSTS